GCTGCTCTGTTTTCTCCCTAGGATTCTTCACTTTTCTCACCTCATCTCTTGCATCAGTTCATGGTCCTGGGGACAAGTTTTGTATGTTTTCACTTGAGAGGTGGCTGGGTTGTGTCTTTTGTAGTAGAACCTGTACTGCCTATGGAAGAACTACAGTCTCACTAAAAGAATCTAGGAGCAGTTCCAAACTGAAGCAGGCAGGGTCTGGAACCCAAAGGACAGCATTTTCTATCCACTTCTTAATATTGACAGCTTTCCAGTTCTATTTAACGTCCAAAAAATGTTTCCCAAAATTTTGAACTATTTCACTGTAAAGATTTGTTACAAAGAACATTGTTTGGGGAATTATCTTATTTTATATTGTTGTAAACAAACTTCAGATTCTACATGTGCCGCTTTTCTCCTTCCCTAAAGGGTGTGTATGTTCAGTAGTTGGCattttcagaattgttttaaTATACTTTAACACTTTAAATatcctgtttttattattttgtgagaTCAAGGTGATTATGCTGCTTAAGGTCCAGGTACAGTTTGTACCTTTTCGAGAATATTTGTTACTCTTGCAAGTTATGGTTCCAAGTAGTAATTGCTATATTGTTTTTCCTTACTAGGCAAAGTTAAAATGTTCCATGCTTTGAGGAGTGATCTGTTTTACCATGTAGTTTTCTCAATCGCTAAAGGCAAAAATCTAAGCACAGTTGTCCATTAATACTCACAAGTTAATTATGGGTTTATGAATCTGTAATGTTATATGCTGCAAATATTTACTATGTAAACGTGAAGTAGCCCATATCTCAGTAGCAATGACAGTATTTCCAGCTTTAAGGCACAGGTCAGTGTGGTCATGAAGGCCTCTATACCAAGATCTGTTTCAGGGAATTCTCTAATGATTCATTCACCATTTGACATAAAGTGAACTTAGGACAAGTCGACCTGCTGTAGCTTATCCATCAGCGGGATTCATGTGGCTGTGACGTCTGTAATAATGCTGACACAATTCCTTTACAAGAGGCCGTTTCTCCCATTGTTAACATTGGTGTTGCCGGTGTGGGAAGGCATGCTCAAGGAGTGTTCATAGCATATATGTTTTGCATAATTTGTCAGACAGCCACATTATAATAATTGTGTGATGCTTGTCTGAAAGGAAACAGGATGATTTTCTGTAGCCACAACTGAGGTATGATGATTTTTGTATTATTAGATTACTGATCTTTCCTGAAAATACATTTGAGCACCAAATCTGGGGAAGCTGTAACTTTAAGGTAGTcaatctcttgtcttttttgaaAGATTTAAGCCGAAACTGAGTTACCCTGATTTTGCCAAGTGGCCATTATTGGGTTTATTAAGTTTTGTAAAAGGAAATAATCCCATTTTACTCGTGATTTTTGTCTTTAGGAAAGCAGGATGACTTCAAGTTCTGATAACCTCAGTGTGCTTCCCTAATTTAAAGCCATGTTAAGGGGCTCCATCCCCAATTCCTGGGCCAAGTTGAATTAACCCCAAGTTGGAGCACTGGAAACTTATTTGCAAATATTACTGTTATCATTTAGAAATATGTACACTACCTAagttttcttttgagaaaaacTATCCAACTATAAAAATTTGCCTTTGATAAAAACAGTTCTGGTTTGAATAATCATTGTTTCTCTAAGTGATGAGTGTATGCAAGGTGGACCCTTGATGAGCCAACATTGCACTGTGGATATATATATGTTTACGCGCTATTAGAACAGAAGGCGCTGTATATAGAAATGTTGCTTTGAagcaatatttgcaaaacatgcaAAGTTCTGTATctgtatttggaaaaaataaaacaggtttTTGTTGCTATGTTTCAGTCATGTTAATTGAATTATAAAGTTGTCTACTCTATTTTTAAGgtgaattatttaattttctataagcatcttttaaaggaaaatttattgACAAAATTTACATTCTAAACATTTACCATCTGCTGAGGGGCAGGTGCAAGCTCAAAATCCTAATTCCAATAAAGTATGCAAAATACTTTTGAATTCATCTAAGTGTCTTTAATATTCAAAAGATGCCCCACACTAGCTTCTAGTCCAGCCAGGCTCACTTTGTGGTGTGAGCATGGGCTTACTGGATTTTGATTGTTGAAAGCAGTGCAGAAAAGGAAGATCTGGCCTTCCTTCCATTGAACGATTGCACCCACTTCAATGAGGAACCTTCTGCAAACCACACTGCCTGTGGGCCCCAGTCGGTTCTTGCCAAATTCCttgccccccccctttttttaaaatcattaatctacaataacatgaagaacattatgtttactaggctgtccaccaagtcccccccacaaaccccattagtcactgtccatcagcatagtaagaagttatagaatcactacttgtcttctctgtgttgcacagccctcccctttcccccaccccccacattatacatgctaatcataataccctctttcttccccgcccttctctctccctaccctcccattctccccagtccctttccctttggtaactgttaatcccttcttgggttctgtgattctgctgttttgttccttcagtttttgctttgctgttacactccacaaatgagtgaaatcatttggtacttgtctttttcctcctggcttatttcactgagcctattaccctctagctccatccatgttgttgcaaatggtaggatgttttcttatggctgcatagtattccattgtgtatatgtacatcttctttatccattcatccactgatggacacgtaggttgcttccatttcttggctattgtaaaaagtgctacgataaacataggggtgcatctgtctttttcaaactgggatgctgcaccTGCCCCCCTTTTAAACTACTATGCTTATCGAAAAAATAAAGGGAGGCAGCTGGAGACACTAACAGCTCCAGCAATGCTAAATAATCAGTTCACACCAGTTCTGCTTAAATCATCCCAGAGGCCTAAAATTTGGCAAAGAGGTGAAGTCTACAGGCATTTACCAGAGCTCACAAACACTTAAGAACGAGTCCATCTTTGTAAGGAACTCCACTAAAACACTAAAATAGCCCTATAGCTTGGGCCCAAGCGCAGGCTCCTGGAGCAAGGTGATGGCAGTACTGGCATAGAGGTTGCGTTAAGCATTTAATTGAGGCAGCTATTTGCACGATCCTACAATCACCTTTGAGGCAAGACATATCACCGTCACCTATCTTTTCAAGTAGAAAAAAGTTGAAATTACAGTTACAGGTAGGGGCGAATGTGTGAACCCAGGCTGCTAACCCTCGTTTACATAAGACTCCCAACCACACAAAAGGAAACCCAAGTCAAGAACGCGCAGGAGGGCAATTTCCCATGTGGTGGAGGCCCAGGCCTAGCCAACCCGTAATGACCCCACAAAAGCCAACGAAGGCCAACTGAATAGGaaacaagctttattctcacgggcTCCCAATTTGGTTTCGCCACTGCCAGAAAGGTCGAAAACAGGCTCGGGAAAATAAACGCGGGGACTAACGGGACAAAAGGGACACACCAGATTACAGGGGCTGCCAAAACTCGTTTTTCATTAACGCGTAATGAGAAGACAAGCTCTGGCCCCGGGACCCGATCATGGCTCCAGTCCAGGGAGCTACCGGCCCGGCCGCCCGCAGCTCCGCCGCTCAGCCAGTGATGCGCGCATTGGGGCGGCGGGGAAGCCGACGAGGCCGCGCAGCCTCGGGCATGATGGCAAGCAGCTGCTCGTGCACCAGCATCTCCACGATCTGCTCCTTCGTGCGGATGTCAGGCCGCAGCCACTGGCGGGAGAGCTCCCGCAGCTGCCGGAACGCCTCCCGTGGGCCTGCCGCATCCTGGTAACGGAATTGCCGGAAACGCTGGCGGAACGTCTCCGGGCCGGGCCGGGAGCCAGGGCCTGGCGGGGAGCGCGGAGCGGCTTCGGGAAGCGGCGCAGGGCTCAGGGAAGAGGGCCCGAGGGGCAGCGCCGGGGTCACGGAGGCCGCCGCGGGAGGCGTAGGGATCTCTTCGGGGACCGCGGCCTTGGGGCTGGAGGGCTCGTGGGCAGGCGGTGGGGCCTCAGGAGTCGACGAAGATCTCGCTGACTTACGCTCCGGCTCTAAGCTCAGGCCCgctccttcctctttctcccgCGGCTGAGCGAGGGCCCCAGGAACGACCAGGTTCTGCTCCGCGGCCGCCATGACTCCAGCTCTACAGGTCATTCTTTGTTCTGGGTCCTCAGCGCTGCGTCTGCGCGCGGCGCGGTGAGGCGTTTCCTGTGCTACCACGGGGAAGGCGGAAGCAGTAAGACGGAGAGCACGCCGAGCTGACCTGCACCAGTGGAGTGCCGGAGCCGGCCGGAAGGGGAAGTCCCCGCTGGCTTTCTGTGATGAGCTCACACTAGAGCGCCGGAAGCCGAGACGTGGCTCCAGGAAGCGGCGCCCTCTCGCGCTTGCAAGTTGTGttaggaggaggcggcggcggcagcggcggcaacGGTGCTGAGACCCCATGGAAGCGTGCCCTGGGCTCTGGATGGTGGCTCCTCAGTTTACCTGTTCCAGCCGGAGGAAGTGGGGTTGGAGTCGGAGTCTGGGAAGGAGTCTAAGGAGCCTGAGGAGGAGAAACCCAAAGCAGTCCTCGTCCACTCTGATCGCTTCGGCATGCAGGTGACCTGCGCCTGCCCCTGTGTGCGCGCCTACTTGACCCTGAGCGTTTCTTAGCGAGAAACGGGCTCGCGGGCGCTGGCGCCTTGCCTGTGGTGGTTGCTGTCGGGCTTCGCGGAAGGGTGCGACTCCCGGAAGTCTTCGTGCTGCATCAAAAGAGGAGCGCGGTAGCACCCGCCTTATTGGGAGGAAGATGAAATATAACGTTAAAATACTCAACACACAGTAAAGTTTGCCCCTCCCAAGGCACACAGTACATGCTTGAGAACTCTTTGCCATTGTTATTATTCGCGTGTCCTCTGAAAACAAGGGACAGGCTGTTCTGTGGGTTTCGCTCATAACTTTAGGCTTAGTAAATAGACTAAGTGCGTTGCCCCGTATGGGGGCCACTAGCCAAAGTGCTCATTGAGCCACTGAAATGTGGTTAGTTGGAATTGGGATGTGCTGTAATGTAAAATACGCACAGGACTCAGTACGAAAAAGATAATGTAAGATATCTcagtttttatattgattacatgttggaTTGATAATATTTTGTATACATCGGGTCAAATAAATTACTAAAACTAACCTGTATCATTTTACTTTTTAGATGTGGCTACTATAAATTCTTAAGTTGCATATATTGTTGACATTATATTCCTGTTGAACAGCACTGTGCTACCATGTTGGAGTCAGGCTGCCTTGGTGGAATCCCCATTGCAAGGTTTATTTCTCTTAGGCCAGagttgttgagaggattaaattaGTAAACCCCTTGGAAAGAAAGggctttttaaatgtttgctattgTCTTCATTAGGTAAATTGCTTGTCTCTAAGCcactttcttatttgtaaaatgtggatGTAATAGAACTTACCTCATAGAAGTTATGAGAATTCAGTAAGATGATGCTGGTAAAAGCGTATGGCATCGACAGCCCTTACCTTCGGTAAGTGATATATTCTCTTTGACAGCTGACTCACAAATATGATTTGTATCCCCTGTTTACATATAGGGAAATTAAAGCCCAGAAAAAGACAAGGGCCCTATATGAAAGGTTTTGTATGATTCTTGCGGTCTCTTTGAGCTCTGTGAAGAATGAGTGGGCCTGTTTATTAACCATCAGTGTGGCTGTGACCCTGATATAAAACGGCCTCCCTCATAGGATGTACTCTTAGATTATTATGAGTAGATCCTCACAGAGCAATTTCCAGCCTGAAAACCTTAAAAAATTGTTGTAATGGGTCTTCATTGATTTTTAGTTATTGTAAAAATTGGGAGATATCATAATGTAGTTGgggggggggacacagggaaggcaatataacacagagaagacaagtagtgttctatagcatcttactactctaatggacagtgactgtaatggggtatgtggtggagacttgataataggaggagtctagtaaccataatgctgctcatgtaattgtacattaatgataccaaaataaaaaaaaattgggagATATCACACGTACATCCAGATTTCCAGCTTTTCTTGAAGAAAGTGGTCCAGCTGGATTGGCCGCACTGGTCCAACCCACATTCCTGCCAGTCAACAATCAACTGGAACTGAGTAGAGTCTCCTTACATTAGATAAGATACTCTGTTGTAGGTGGCCTCATTCCCCACCATTCCCTGTTCATTCTCTGAAACAGAATGTCGTTTTCACTTAATATTGCTCTCAGATTGTT
This sequence is a window from Manis pentadactyla isolate mManPen7 chromosome 5, mManPen7.hap1, whole genome shotgun sequence. Protein-coding genes within it:
- the SCAND1 gene encoding SCAN domain-containing protein 1; translated protein: MGSQHRCRRCRRRLLLTQLASARGRRFLEPRLGFRRSSVSSSQKASGDFPFRPAPALHWCRSARRALRLTASAFPVVAQETPHRAARRRSAEDPEQRMTCRAGVMAAAEQNLVVPGALAQPREKEEGAGLSLEPERKSARSSSTPEAPPPAHEPSSPKAAVPEEIPTPPAAASVTPALPLGPSSLSPAPLPEAAPRSPPGPGSRPGPETFRQRFRQFRYQDAAGPREAFRQLRELSRQWLRPDIRTKEQIVEMLVHEQLLAIMPEAARPRRLPRRPNARITG